The Pasteuria penetrans genome segment GGACTCCCAGAAAACGCGGAAATAAGGAGAAAGAAGGAAACACCCCGAGGTGGAAGTAAAAACCAAGAAGGTCAACAGAAGGAAATACACCAAACCGAAACCAAGGGGTACCCCAAAACAGGGCCCGGGGCTACCATAAGCTTCCCGGTTGGTTGAATTTCCCCAGCAACCCATGCTTCCGCCCCGAGTAACTCCAAGGGGAGACCCCATCAGAAAAGGGTAAAAGGGAAATATAGAATCAACTACAAAAAAGAGGCCCCCCACAATAAACAACAAACGGATAAGCCCTCTGAATAGAAAGTCTGGAAGCACCAAATTCTGTCGGTCCCATGCCAATGATACCCACGGAAATATTCCCAGTAATGATGAAAATTGCCTACCCCACGATTAGGACTGACATTCCTAGCATATGCCTATGCACTACCTACTGCAAAAAGAATAGATTCATGTTTTAAAAATATTCTAGAATTCATATATGTATAATAACCATCCCATGCAGGGTCCCCATATGCCTCCATCAGTCTCCCTAGTCCAACCCATCCCCCGATTGTAGTGAAAAAGATCCCCACCCCAACATTGACAATCGAGAAAGATTCTCATTACAATGGAATCACAAGGTAGCCACAACTTGCGGAAAATTTCCCGCGATAAGGAATCGTTCAGCAAAATCTTTAGAACCCCTCAAGGAGGTCTGTTACCCACCATGATCAACCGTCGCTATATATTCTGGGTGGGTGGCTGTTCGTTATTCCTTGTAGCCCTCTTCCTGTGGATACTCAACACAATTCAGAACTCAGAAACCACCACAATCGGCCCGCACCGCCTGAAGGTAACCACCACCACCAACATCATGGAAAACCTCATCAAGGAAATTGGCGGTGAAGATGTAGAAATCAGGAGCCTCATGGGTCACGGAATTGACCCACATACCTATAAGGCTACCCCTGGGGATCTTGGTAAATTGCGAAACGCCGACCTCATTGTCGCAAGCGGACTGAAACTAGAAGGACGCACCGATGAGGTCATCAGGAAGATGAGCAAGAAAGGCAAAAAAGTCGTACAAGTAGGGGATCACCTTCCCAAAGATCAGCTCATTCAGGCTGATGGGGGGTCCTTCGATCCACACTTTTGGAACAACGTCAATCTATATCGAAAAACTGTTCCTATCGTTGCCAAAGCCCTTTGTGAGGGGACCCCGGGGAAATGCACAGACTTCCAAAAAAGAGCAAATCTTTACGACCAGAAACTCATTCAATTAGAGACCGAAATTCGGGAGAGCTTGTCTTCCATACCCGAGGAGAGGAGGGTACTCATCACCTCCCACGATGCCTTCTCCTACATGAAAGCATACGGAATAGAGATATCCAGTCTACAGGGTATAAACACCTCCTTGGAAGCCGGTATGAACGATATCCAACGGGTCATACAAACCATCGTAAACCGTAACATTCGTTCCATATTCATAGAAACAAGCGCACCCAAAAAGGGTATCGAGGCCATCGTTGAGGGCGCTAAACAATACAAAGGAATCACCGTACGTCAGGGGGGAACTTTATTTGCTGACTCCCTGGATCATCCACAAAGGCCCGCCGGTACCTACCTCGGCATGATGAGGGCCAATGTGAAAACCATTGTGGAGGGACTGAAATGATAACCAATCAAATGGAAAATAAAGGGAACACCTCCCGGCAAGGAGAATCGATCCCTAACGCCTTTCCTCCCCTAGATCTGAAAGGGGTATCCGTAGCCTACCACCACAAGTATGTTTTAGAACAGGTCAGTTGCAAAATGGAGGAAGGGACCCTAACAGGAATATTTGGTCCTAATGGGGCGGGAAAATCAACCCTACTCAAAGCTATTGTTGGTCTCACCCCCTCTTCCCAGGGGGAGATCGAGATTTACGGTGCGCCCTACCAGAAACAACGTCTTCGCGTAGGTTATGTTCCACAGCGCGAGAGTGTGAACTGGGACTTCCCCACCCATGTGTTCGACGTAGTCCTAATGGGACGCTATGGAAAATGTGGATGGTTCCGACGTCCTACCCCAGAGGATCGCGATATAGCCTGGAACTGTTTGGAGAAGGTACAACTACAAGACCTAGCCAAACGACCCTTACAGCAACTCTCTGGCGGCCAACAACAACGCGTCTTTCTCGCCCGTGCCCTGACACAAGATGCTGATATCTACTTAATGGATGAACCGTTTGCGGGTGTGGACGCCACTACAGAGAAATCCATCGTCGATGTCCTGAAAGATCTACGCGACGGAGGAAAAACAATCCTGGTGGTTCACCATGACCTACACACAGCAAGGGAATATTTCGATACCATGCTCTTGCTCAATGTACGTATGGTGGCCCTTGGTGATCCTGACGAAATCCTACATCCCGAGATTCTCCAACAAGCATATGGTCATATCCAGAGCCCCTTAACTCCTCAGGGGGTAACTACGCGACGCAGAACGGGGTGAATCGTCCATGTTCTGGAATGTACTCCCTAATCTCTGGTGGGTACTGCTAGGCACATCCCTATTGGGATTTTGCTGTGGGGCCCTGGGGACCTTTGTTTTCCTACGCCGTCGGGGTCTAGTAGGCGACGTCCTAGCGCACGCAACTCTGCCCGGGGTTTGTGTTGCTTTCTTCCTAACGGGTGGAAAGGAAATTATACCCTTCCTCATGGGGGCCATGGGGGCCTCTCTATGCGCCGCCTTCTGCATCTATTGGCTCCCCCGTCATACACCCTTACAGGAGGACACAACCCTAGCCATTGTTCTCTCTGTGTTCTTCAGTGCCGGCATTGTTATGCTAACCCGCTTGCAGCAAATGGAAAACGCCCAGCAAAGTGGGCTAGATCGAATGCTTTTTGGGCAAGCGGCCTCCTTGATCCGGGATGACTTAAAGGCCATGGCCATCCTGGCAGCCCTTCTACTACTTCTCCTCTTTCTCACCTTCAAAGAATTGAAAATTCTCTGTTTCGATACAGCCTTCGCCGAAAGCATGGGTTTTTCCACATCCCGACTGGACGGACTCCTCCTCTTACTGTCCACATTGGCAGTCACCATCGGCCTACAAGCTGTGGGCGTTATCTTAGTTGCCTCCCTACTCATCACACCCGCAGCCACCGCGCGCTATTGGGTAAAGGATCTACGTAGCATGACTTGGTTGGCCGCCAGCTTAGGTGCCTTCTCCGGGGTGACGGGAACCCTTCTGAGTACTCTAGGGGACCATCTACCCACAGGGCCCCTAATCATACTTGTTACTTCCATGTGTTTCATGCTCTCCTTCCTCTATGCACCCCACACGGGACTCATAGCTCGAATCCGTCGACGGCGTCATCTTCGAAAAAAATTCCAATGTGATCAATTATGGGATATCATCGTGCAGGATTATGCGGAAAAACAGATCACTTGCTGGTCATGGAAAGATCTACAT includes the following:
- a CDS encoding metal ABC transporter permease, which codes for MFWNVLPNLWWVLLGTSLLGFCCGALGTFVFLRRRGLVGDVLAHATLPGVCVAFFLTGGKEIIPFLMGAMGASLCAAFCIYWLPRHTPLQEDTTLAIVLSVFFSAGIVMLTRLQQMENAQQSGLDRMLFGQAASLIRDDLKAMAILAALLLLLLFLTFKELKILCFDTAFAESMGFSTSRLDGLLLLLSTLAVTIGLQAVGVILVASLLITPAATARYWVKDLRSMTWLAASLGAFSGVTGTLLSTLGDHLPTGPLIILVTSMCFMLSFLYAPHTGLIARIRRRRHLRKKFQCDQLWDIIVQDYAEKQITCWSWKDLHTRHRALCPALQYWKHKGCLNTTTQGDGQITIQLTTKGRAIIPPPTTPDPGETRGRCPDVP
- a CDS encoding metal ABC transporter solute-binding protein, Zn/Mn family; protein product: MINRRYIFWVGGCSLFLVALFLWILNTIQNSETTTIGPHRLKVTTTTNIMENLIKEIGGEDVEIRSLMGHGIDPHTYKATPGDLGKLRNADLIVASGLKLEGRTDEVIRKMSKKGKKVVQVGDHLPKDQLIQADGGSFDPHFWNNVNLYRKTVPIVAKALCEGTPGKCTDFQKRANLYDQKLIQLETEIRESLSSIPEERRVLITSHDAFSYMKAYGIEISSLQGINTSLEAGMNDIQRVIQTIVNRNIRSIFIETSAPKKGIEAIVEGAKQYKGITVRQGGTLFADSLDHPQRPAGTYLGMMRANVKTIVEGLK
- a CDS encoding metal ABC transporter ATP-binding protein, whose amino-acid sequence is MENKGNTSRQGESIPNAFPPLDLKGVSVAYHHKYVLEQVSCKMEEGTLTGIFGPNGAGKSTLLKAIVGLTPSSQGEIEIYGAPYQKQRLRVGYVPQRESVNWDFPTHVFDVVLMGRYGKCGWFRRPTPEDRDIAWNCLEKVQLQDLAKRPLQQLSGGQQQRVFLARALTQDADIYLMDEPFAGVDATTEKSIVDVLKDLRDGGKTILVVHHDLHTAREYFDTMLLLNVRMVALGDPDEILHPEILQQAYGHIQSPLTPQGVTTRRRTG